A stretch of the Sulfolobus acidocaldarius SUSAZ genome encodes the following:
- a CDS encoding ATPase AAA produces the protein MVSTNTNTTAIPTLLSDYSSYIILAIQVLLFIIPILFFVYYMRRMGIGVGNRKKELEAKMRNIPSVSWEQIYDMKELKQKLLDISNYVMSRKRSYGVILFGPPGTGKTSIAKALANNLKWNYFELRSSDILSKWYGESEFLLENFFNTVELNVPAIIVIDEIDGFTLRREGDIHEVTHRLVNILLNRLQDIHDKRLPVIIIGTTNLPQEIDEALLRPGRFDEIIYVPLPDEKAREEIWLGYTKGLSVDCKLLANKSNRLSPADIKEIVESVSIECSKEGREPTTQDFIRYLDNFKPSVSIQTLIKFENLSKKYSRHKLGEKPYGVANIKWDDLGDLDEIKKVIRESVELPMKNKDIANKLGIKPVKGILLYGPPGTGKTSIAKALANELQASFIVISGDEISSVGPFKAGELIAEKFHIAKDNTPSIIFIDEIDMIARTRGENEWRGALTELLSEMDGIRENEDVIVVGATNRPWDLDPALLRAGRFDRIIYVPPPDYEGRVKVLKVLTKDLSVDEEILEKVSKMTNNYTPADLKLLVDEIRRNLLKEATSTGNIRTSLNFEDFVRVLAYIKPSVNVELLKMYEQFRVER, from the coding sequence ATGGTATCTACCAACACTAATACTACTGCAATACCTACCTTATTGAGTGATTATTCTAGTTATATAATCCTTGCAATTCAGGTGTTACTGTTCATTATACCAATACTATTCTTTGTGTATTATATGAGGCGAATGGGAATTGGAGTTGGTAACAGGAAAAAAGAATTGGAGGCTAAAATGAGAAATATACCCTCAGTTTCATGGGAGCAAATATATGATATGAAAGAACTAAAGCAGAAACTTCTAGATATATCAAACTATGTGATGTCAAGAAAGAGGTCATATGGTGTAATCCTTTTCGGTCCTCCCGGAACAGGTAAGACCAGTATTGCAAAAGCCTTAGCTAACAACTTAAAGTGGAATTATTTTGAGTTAAGAAGTAGCGATATACTTAGTAAATGGTACGGAGAGAGTGAATTTTTATTAGAAAATTTCTTTAATACAGTAGAGCTTAATGTGCCTGCTATTATTGTAATAGATGAGATAGATGGCTTCACTTTAAGGAGAGAAGGAGATATTCATGAAGTAACGCATAGACTTGTGAATATACTCCTTAACAGGCTACAAGATATTCACGATAAGAGACTACCAGTAATCATAATTGGCACCACTAATTTGCCACAGGAGATAGACGAAGCATTACTTAGACCTGGAAGATTCGACGAAATAATTTATGTACCTTTACCAGATGAAAAGGCTAGAGAAGAGATATGGTTAGGTTACACCAAGGGTTTGAGTGTTGATTGTAAGTTGTTAGCCAATAAGAGTAATAGACTATCTCCTGCAGATATAAAAGAGATAGTAGAGAGTGTGAGTATAGAATGTAGCAAAGAGGGGAGAGAGCCAACCACGCAAGATTTCATAAGGTATTTGGATAATTTCAAGCCTTCTGTATCTATTCAGACTTTGATAAAATTCGAAAATTTATCTAAGAAATACTCAAGGCATAAATTGGGAGAAAAGCCCTATGGAGTAGCTAATATAAAATGGGACGACCTAGGAGATCTTGACGAGATAAAGAAAGTAATTAGAGAGTCAGTAGAATTGCCTATGAAAAACAAAGATATAGCAAATAAATTGGGAATTAAGCCTGTAAAAGGCATTTTGTTGTATGGTCCTCCCGGAACAGGTAAGACCAGTATTGCAAAGGCGCTTGCAAACGAGTTACAGGCATCTTTTATTGTCATTTCAGGAGACGAGATCTCTTCTGTGGGTCCTTTTAAAGCAGGTGAACTTATAGCTGAAAAATTTCATATCGCTAAGGATAACACTCCTTCTATAATTTTTATTGATGAAATAGATATGATAGCTAGGACTAGAGGTGAGAATGAGTGGCGAGGTGCATTGACCGAGCTCTTATCAGAAATGGACGGGATTAGGGAGAACGAGGATGTGATTGTTGTAGGTGCCACAAATAGACCATGGGATTTGGATCCCGCTTTACTTAGAGCAGGTAGATTTGATAGGATTATTTATGTGCCTCCACCTGACTATGAGGGGAGAGTGAAGGTACTTAAAGTTCTCACTAAAGATTTGTCCGTTGATGAAGAAATACTTGAAAAAGTTTCAAAAATGACAAATAATTATACACCAGCAGATCTCAAGCTTCTAGTGGACGAGATTAGAAGGAATCTGTTAAAGGAAGCTACCTCCACAGGAAATATAAGGACAAGCCTAAACTTTGAGGATTTTGTAAGAGTCTTAGCATACATTAAACCTAGTGTAAATGTAGAATTACTAAAGATGTATGAACAATTCAGAGTTGAAAGGTAA
- a CDS encoding cobalt ABC transporter ATPase, whose product MLSINDTLVIDDNDIVGLVGKNGSGKTTLIKNALCLGQNRFKIILDGDDFCKLREYSKLTGVFQEPATQILALTCEEELKLRSLFHTIDFNIAKKIMENYINRDFYTLSDGYKKRFVIASALSSNPKHILLDEPFANLDKYSTKLVKEIIPKGSLIAEHRIKEIRDLVSKVYLIKEINRIVEIEKEKLYDEKFLREEGLRGFKLPEINIKPKDKVIFEYSWIKLREGEILCLIGRNGVGKTTTLKKLVNKVYIIFQNPDLQFFKPRVIDEVKDEEALNLFKIKDLAEKSPFTLSYGQKMRVLIATAFASGSKVIGFDEPSVGMDGEALLSFYQMVKILKEEGKAMIIATHDEDILSLCDKVVNLEEMRIVYA is encoded by the coding sequence GTGCTATCGATAAATGATACATTAGTTATTGATGATAACGACATAGTAGGGTTAGTTGGTAAAAATGGAAGTGGAAAAACAACCTTGATAAAGAATGCTTTGTGTCTTGGACAAAATAGGTTTAAGATTATTTTAGATGGGGATGATTTCTGCAAGCTCAGAGAATACTCTAAATTAACTGGCGTTTTCCAAGAGCCAGCAACACAGATTCTGGCTTTAACTTGCGAGGAAGAGCTTAAATTAAGATCACTATTCCATACTATTGATTTTAATATAGCAAAGAAAATAATGGAAAATTATATAAATAGGGATTTTTACACTCTATCTGACGGCTACAAAAAGAGGTTTGTAATTGCGTCTGCTTTGTCTTCAAATCCTAAACATATCTTGCTAGATGAACCTTTTGCCAACCTAGACAAATATTCAACAAAATTGGTGAAGGAAATAATACCGAAAGGCTCTCTCATAGCTGAGCATAGAATAAAAGAAATAAGGGATCTAGTATCTAAAGTTTATCTAATAAAGGAAATAAATAGAATTGTTGAAATTGAAAAGGAAAAATTGTATGACGAGAAATTTCTTAGAGAGGAAGGACTTAGAGGATTTAAGCTACCTGAGATCAACATTAAACCTAAAGATAAAGTAATATTCGAGTATTCCTGGATTAAATTGAGAGAAGGAGAAATATTATGTCTGATCGGAAGAAACGGAGTCGGAAAAACAACTACATTAAAGAAATTAGTAAATAAGGTTTATATTATATTTCAGAACCCAGACTTGCAATTTTTTAAACCTAGAGTAATTGATGAGGTTAAAGATGAGGAAGCTTTGAACCTTTTTAAGATAAAAGATCTTGCAGAAAAGAGTCCTTTCACACTGAGTTATGGTCAAAAGATGAGAGTACTTATAGCTACGGCTTTTGCATCAGGCTCTAAAGTAATTGGTTTTGATGAACCTAGTGTTGGAATGGACGGCGAAGCATTATTGAGTTTTTATCAAATGGTAAAAATCTTGAAGGAGGAGGGAAAAGCTATGATAATAGCAACTCATGATGAGGATATATTATCATTGTGCGACAAAGTTGTAAATCTGGAGGAAATGAGGATTGTATACGCATGA
- a CDS encoding ammonium transporter — MNRRGSYLQKILLFSMLLFILFSISVSADTTNTIPPNLQSYPSSSVPSWLDTGSNAWMLVAATLVGLQSIPGVALFYAGLTKKKYTVNTMFLIFYAFAAVLLVWIIAGFNFGFGYPSLLSIKGLGILGYPVPAWQGLYMAEQAVYGPSGTPLNIPMSTYIIFQFVFAAITPILLVGSVIERINYKAWMIFVPIWSLLVYSPLAYWLFAGGWLNQLGAVDFSGGYVIHLNAGIGALAAALAVGPRLAEERKLEPHNLSLILIGTGLIWLGWNGFNGGDPGGATIDAAIAVLNTDLAAAVSAITWIIMDMKFFKKPTLVGAATGAITGLVAITPAAGYVDAWGSIIIGIASGSLPWLSLYKLEPKLRVDDTLGVFSSHGIAGLVGGLLTGVFADPSVSQYILPGLTGALYGNLYQLGIQAFAALIVTIYTFFITYGLLKLIGLFVPLRASESELKVGDYLMHGEVAYSDLLPNQTKEDKKELVIEQKPKSEKENK, encoded by the coding sequence ATGAATAGACGCGGATCATATTTACAAAAAATACTATTGTTCAGTATGTTATTATTCATCCTTTTTTCTATATCCGTATCTGCAGATACAACAAACACAATTCCCCCAAATCTACAAAGCTATCCCTCTTCATCTGTTCCGTCTTGGCTAGATACAGGTAGTAATGCATGGATGCTTGTAGCTGCAACCTTAGTAGGTCTTCAGAGTATACCAGGTGTAGCTTTATTTTATGCAGGATTGACTAAAAAGAAATATACTGTAAATACAATGTTTTTAATATTCTATGCTTTTGCTGCGGTTTTATTGGTATGGATTATAGCAGGCTTCAATTTCGGATTCGGGTATCCATCGTTACTGAGTATTAAGGGTTTAGGGATTCTAGGTTATCCTGTACCAGCTTGGCAGGGTTTATATATGGCTGAACAAGCCGTATATGGTCCTTCTGGAACACCGCTAAACATACCTATGTCGACTTATATAATATTCCAATTTGTTTTTGCGGCGATAACTCCTATTCTTTTGGTGGGTAGCGTTATAGAAAGAATCAACTACAAGGCATGGATGATATTTGTTCCTATATGGTCCCTTTTAGTTTACAGTCCATTAGCTTATTGGTTATTCGCAGGCGGTTGGTTAAATCAATTAGGCGCTGTTGATTTTTCAGGAGGTTATGTAATACACCTTAATGCAGGTATTGGAGCATTAGCTGCTGCGTTAGCAGTAGGTCCTAGATTAGCAGAGGAAAGGAAATTAGAACCACACAACTTATCCTTAATACTAATTGGAACAGGATTAATATGGTTAGGTTGGAACGGATTTAATGGTGGCGATCCTGGAGGAGCTACAATTGACGCAGCAATTGCAGTGTTAAATACGGATCTAGCTGCAGCTGTAAGTGCAATAACATGGATAATAATGGACATGAAATTCTTTAAAAAGCCAACATTAGTCGGAGCTGCAACTGGTGCAATTACAGGTTTAGTTGCCATAACTCCCGCTGCAGGTTATGTTGATGCTTGGGGATCTATAATAATAGGCATTGCTTCAGGTAGTCTGCCATGGTTATCTTTGTATAAACTTGAACCTAAATTAAGAGTAGATGACACATTGGGTGTATTCTCGTCTCACGGAATAGCAGGATTAGTTGGGGGTCTGTTAACAGGTGTTTTCGCTGACCCATCGGTAAGCCAATATATCTTACCCGGGCTAACTGGAGCACTCTATGGAAACTTATATCAACTTGGAATACAGGCTTTTGCTGCGTTAATAGTCACTATATATACGTTCTTTATAACATATGGTCTATTGAAATTGATAGGTCTATTCGTGCCTTTAAGGGCTAGCGAATCTGAGTTAAAAGTCGGTGATTATTTAATGCACGGTGAAGTTGCGTATTCTGACCTTTTACCGAATCAAACAAAAGAAGATAAAAAGGAATTGGTAATTGAGCAGAAACCAAAGAGCGAGAAGGAGAACAAGTAG
- a CDS encoding serine/threonine phosphatase, which translates to MNIEETYELLEKSKDIFRQQGPFIGEYKEDKVVFVGDTHGAINVTEYVFRKFYDNVDLIVFLGDYVDREPQTGVENLSLILKKLVESDENKGKTKIVVLRGNHESPLTNFHYGFFEELKIKTEDAESAYEKFRDLFSYMPYSVLVNGYLCMHGGLPATLEGDRLGITSVEDIARLKYPDVNPDDPIGLQILWNDPRDGLLDIDFLPSIRGEGIYYFGERVTNEFLSYNNFKGIIRGHEAVDGFRTNINGKVITVFSSVYHGQRSGILYHDYTNNKFIRIYIKMVNDKLIEEIL; encoded by the coding sequence GTGAACATTGAAGAAACGTATGAGTTGTTAGAAAAATCAAAGGATATATTTAGACAGCAAGGACCATTTATTGGAGAATATAAAGAGGATAAGGTGGTTTTCGTTGGAGATACTCATGGTGCAATTAATGTGACCGAATATGTATTTAGAAAATTTTACGATAACGTTGATTTGATTGTGTTTCTAGGAGATTATGTTGATAGAGAACCACAGACAGGCGTAGAAAACCTAAGTTTAATATTAAAGAAATTAGTAGAAAGTGATGAAAATAAGGGCAAAACTAAAATAGTGGTACTTAGAGGGAATCATGAAAGTCCACTTACAAACTTTCATTATGGATTTTTTGAAGAACTAAAGATTAAAACTGAAGACGCAGAAAGTGCATATGAGAAATTCCGAGACCTGTTTTCATATATGCCTTACTCGGTACTAGTTAATGGATATCTTTGTATGCATGGAGGTTTACCTGCAACATTAGAGGGCGACAGGCTAGGAATCACGTCAGTTGAAGATATCGCAAGATTAAAATATCCAGATGTAAACCCAGATGATCCCATAGGTTTACAAATATTATGGAACGATCCAAGAGATGGACTACTAGACATAGATTTCCTACCAAGTATAAGAGGTGAAGGAATATACTATTTTGGGGAAAGAGTGACAAATGAATTCCTTTCCTATAACAATTTTAAAGGAATAATCAGAGGCCATGAGGCAGTAGACGGATTTAGAACTAACATAAACGGCAAAGTTATCACTGTATTTTCTAGCGTATATCATGGTCAAAGATCTGGTATTTTATATCATGATTATACTAATAACAAATTCATTCGTATATATATAAAAATGGTAAATGATAAATTAATAGAAGAGATACTGTAG
- a CDS encoding mandelate racemase yields MTKISQIEPIVLAQTEKGSATWASVMILVRVVTSNGMVGFGEAVPTLRVMNVYNTIKQVSKGYLGKEAEEPEKNYYEWYRQDFYLPRSFESATATSAIDQALWDILGKELGAPIYKLLGGEVRDKIPVYANGWYQDAVSPEDFAEKAKNVVRMGYKALKFDPFGPYFNSIDEKGLQEAEERVKAVREAVGENVDILIEHHGRFNANAAILIAKRLENYNPGFMEEPVHHEDIEGLRKYKSATVLKVALGERLIGVKEAANYIGDSLVDIIQPDVCNIGGISVGRKVIHLSEAFDVDIAFHNAFGSVQNAYSLQLAAIAPNLYFLENFYDWFPRWKRDVVYDETKVEGGYVKVPNKPGIGVSVNEKAIENMEAEPKEIEVSEEPVWVVKGTWKRYS; encoded by the coding sequence ATGACAAAAATCTCCCAGATAGAACCTATAGTCCTAGCACAAACTGAAAAAGGCAGTGCAACATGGGCATCAGTTATGATACTGGTAAGGGTAGTGACATCAAATGGTATGGTTGGATTCGGAGAAGCAGTGCCCACACTTAGGGTCATGAACGTCTACAATACGATCAAACAGGTATCTAAGGGTTATTTAGGAAAAGAGGCGGAAGAACCTGAAAAGAATTACTATGAATGGTACAGACAAGATTTCTACTTACCGAGATCCTTTGAATCTGCCACAGCGACTAGCGCAATAGATCAAGCATTATGGGACATATTAGGCAAGGAGTTAGGAGCACCAATATACAAATTACTAGGAGGCGAGGTAAGGGATAAGATTCCTGTTTATGCAAATGGATGGTATCAAGATGCAGTTTCACCAGAGGATTTTGCTGAAAAAGCTAAAAATGTTGTACGAATGGGTTATAAAGCTCTAAAATTTGATCCTTTTGGACCATATTTTAATTCGATTGACGAGAAAGGATTGCAAGAAGCTGAGGAAAGGGTAAAAGCAGTCAGAGAGGCAGTAGGCGAGAATGTGGATATTTTAATTGAGCATCATGGTAGATTTAATGCAAATGCAGCTATATTAATAGCTAAGAGATTAGAGAATTATAATCCAGGTTTTATGGAGGAGCCTGTTCATCATGAAGATATAGAGGGTTTACGAAAATATAAATCGGCTACGGTGTTAAAAGTAGCTCTAGGCGAAAGGTTAATTGGAGTTAAGGAAGCTGCAAATTATATAGGAGATAGTTTGGTTGATATTATTCAGCCCGATGTATGCAACATAGGTGGAATATCGGTAGGCAGGAAAGTCATACACTTATCAGAAGCTTTCGATGTTGACATAGCATTTCATAATGCGTTCGGTTCAGTACAGAACGCTTACTCACTACAATTAGCAGCTATTGCCCCGAACCTTTATTTCCTAGAGAATTTCTATGACTGGTTCCCTAGGTGGAAAAGAGATGTAGTTTATGACGAAACCAAAGTTGAGGGTGGATACGTAAAAGTCCCTAATAAACCTGGAATTGGAGTTAGTGTAAATGAGAAAGCTATAGAGAATATGGAAGCAGAACCAAAAGAAATAGAGGTTTCAGAGGAACCTGTTTGGGTTGTAAAGGGAACATGGAAAAGATACAGTTAA